From Frankiales bacterium, one genomic window encodes:
- a CDS encoding DUF222 domain-containing protein yields the protein MTVVDDRDTAPSFGPVGLGFHPDWDVHDPIAWLTGDPSALLPLLEQPVDATDLILFEQVDVEAITEPAELIDYLSVVGRLEARLASLRLAAEAAFAGKACPDPRVSNAYAEAAAEQEVAYATRNSAYGASREIGRALALKEVFPAFRAALAAGEITERHCAVLVDQTRYLTDPEVLATIETQALEKARTLTASELRKFLDKLIARHDP from the coding sequence ATGACCGTCGTCGACGACCGGGACACCGCCCCCTCGTTCGGCCCGGTGGGCCTCGGGTTCCACCCGGACTGGGACGTCCACGACCCGATCGCCTGGCTGACCGGCGACCCCAGCGCACTGCTGCCGCTGCTCGAGCAGCCCGTGGACGCGACCGACCTGATCCTGTTCGAGCAGGTCGACGTCGAGGCGATCACGGAGCCGGCCGAGCTGATCGACTACCTGTCGGTGGTGGGACGGCTCGAAGCCCGGCTGGCGTCATTGCGTCTGGCGGCGGAGGCGGCGTTCGCTGGGAAGGCGTGCCCGGACCCGAGGGTCAGCAACGCGTACGCGGAGGCCGCGGCCGAGCAGGAGGTCGCCTACGCCACCCGCAACAGCGCCTACGGCGCGTCGAGGGAGATCGGCCGCGCACTCGCGCTCAAGGAGGTCTTCCCCGCGTTCCGTGCCGCGCTGGCGGCAGGTGAGATCACCGAGCGGCACTGCGCCGTCCTCGTGGACCAGACCCGCTACCTCACGGATCCCGAGGTCCTCGCGACGATCGAGACCCAAGCGCTGGAGAAGGCCCGCACCCTGACTGCCTCGGAGCTGCGCAAGTTCCTCGACAAGCTGATCGCGCGGCATGACCCGG
- a CDS encoding metalloregulator ArsR/SmtB family transcription factor, giving the protein MHRRTSTTIDARDGEEEPVPAARTRTRPAHRTALPLLSGPECCPTGIAEPMDRGTAEALAALLKAVADPARLQLLALLRDADSGEACVCDLTEPLGLSQPTVSHHLKVLGEAGLVRRERRGTWAWYSVVPERLAEIAAVFR; this is encoded by the coding sequence ATGCACCGTAGGACATCGACGACCATCGATGCAAGGGACGGCGAGGAGGAACCCGTGCCGGCTGCCCGCACCCGTACGCGGCCCGCTCACCGCACCGCGCTGCCGCTGCTCTCGGGGCCCGAGTGCTGCCCCACGGGCATCGCGGAGCCGATGGACCGCGGCACGGCCGAGGCGCTGGCCGCGCTGCTCAAAGCCGTGGCCGATCCGGCCCGGCTCCAGCTGCTCGCGCTGCTGCGCGACGCCGACTCCGGCGAGGCCTGCGTGTGCGACCTGACCGAGCCGCTCGGGCTCAGCCAGCCCACGGTGTCGCACCACCTCAAGGTGCTCGGCGAAGCAGGTCTCGTGAGGCGCGAGCGCCGCGGGACGTGGGCCTGGTACTCCGTCGTCCCGGAGCGGCTCGCGGAGATCGCGGCCGTCTTCCGCTGA
- a CDS encoding glyoxalase/bleomycin resistance/dioxygenase family protein: MARVQLALNVADLEASVAFYSTLFGVEPHKRRPGYANFAIDEPPLKLVLIEVPAEARGAGVHGALNHLGVEVASTEEVEAGAARLSAAGLATFDEKDTTCCYALQDKVWVHDPAGAPWELYVVKDDDPAGARPATASLPLLELAGDGTCCTSTPVPAGAEPESVTACC; encoded by the coding sequence ATGGCACGTGTGCAGCTCGCCCTCAACGTCGCGGACCTCGAGGCGTCGGTCGCCTTCTACTCGACGCTGTTCGGCGTCGAGCCGCACAAGCGGCGTCCTGGCTACGCGAACTTCGCGATCGACGAGCCGCCGCTCAAGCTGGTCCTCATCGAGGTGCCGGCCGAGGCGCGCGGGGCCGGCGTGCACGGGGCGCTCAACCACCTCGGCGTGGAGGTCGCCTCCACCGAGGAGGTAGAGGCCGGTGCCGCACGGCTGTCGGCCGCCGGACTGGCCACCTTCGACGAGAAGGACACCACCTGCTGCTACGCGCTGCAGGACAAGGTGTGGGTGCACGACCCGGCCGGCGCGCCCTGGGAGCTGTACGTCGTCAAGGACGACGACCCCGCCGGCGCCCGCCCGGCCACGGCGTCGCTCCCGCTGCTCGAGCTGGCCGGCGACGGCACCTGCTGCACGTCGACGCCGGTCCCCGCCGGCGCCGAGCCGGAGTCCGTCACCGCCTGCTGCTGA
- a CDS encoding phosphotyrosine protein phosphatase: protein MPDTTSVLFVCVHNAGRSQMAAAYLAALAGDRVQVRSAGSAPADSLNPAVVEAMLEDGIDISAESPKILTTEAVQDSDYVITMGCGDTCPFFPGKTYLDWELDDPAGRGVEAVRPIRDEIRRRIEALVAEIDAAAT, encoded by the coding sequence GTGCCCGACACCACGTCCGTCCTGTTCGTCTGCGTCCACAACGCGGGCCGCTCGCAGATGGCCGCGGCCTACCTCGCGGCGCTCGCCGGCGACCGTGTGCAGGTGCGCTCGGCCGGCTCGGCGCCCGCCGACTCGCTCAACCCCGCGGTGGTCGAGGCCATGCTCGAGGACGGCATCGACATCTCGGCGGAGTCCCCGAAGATCCTCACCACCGAGGCCGTGCAGGACTCCGACTACGTCATCACGATGGGGTGCGGCGACACCTGCCCGTTCTTCCCCGGCAAGACCTACCTCGACTGGGAGCTCGACGACCCGGCCGGCCGCGGGGTGGAGGCGGTGCGACCGATCCGCGACGAGATCCGCCGTCGCATCGAGGCGCTGGTCGCCGAGATCGACGCGGCCGCGACGTGA
- a CDS encoding aquaporin family protein, translated as MIATPLGRRLLAEALGAGLLVAAVVGSGIMAERLSPGDAGLALMENAVATGGALVVLIALLGPVSGAHLNPVVSLVEGWLGGLPWREVPAYVAAQVAGACLGAVVANLMFGLSAVSVSTHDRSGPGALLSEVVATAGLLLVVIGLVRGGRSAWVAPSVAAYIVAAYWFTASTSFANPAVAVARTLSDTIAGIAPSSVPGFVAAEVVGAVLGTATALVLWPVHSTAPAVAVEVVAPVD; from the coding sequence GTGATCGCGACGCCCTTGGGGCGTCGGCTGCTCGCCGAGGCACTCGGCGCCGGGCTGCTCGTGGCCGCCGTCGTCGGCTCCGGGATCATGGCCGAGCGGCTCTCGCCCGGTGACGCCGGCCTCGCCCTGATGGAGAACGCCGTCGCCACGGGCGGTGCCCTCGTGGTGCTCATCGCGCTGCTCGGCCCCGTCTCCGGGGCGCACCTGAACCCGGTCGTCTCCCTCGTGGAGGGGTGGCTGGGCGGCCTGCCGTGGCGCGAGGTGCCGGCGTACGTCGCGGCGCAGGTGGCCGGCGCGTGCCTGGGTGCCGTGGTGGCCAACCTCATGTTCGGGCTCTCCGCGGTGAGCGTGTCGACCCACGACCGCAGCGGCCCGGGCGCGCTGCTCTCCGAGGTGGTCGCGACCGCCGGGCTGCTGCTGGTGGTGATCGGGCTCGTGCGCGGTGGACGGTCCGCCTGGGTGGCACCTTCGGTCGCGGCCTACATCGTGGCCGCCTACTGGTTCACGGCGTCGACGTCGTTCGCCAACCCGGCCGTCGCCGTGGCCCGCACTCTCTCCGACACCATCGCCGGCATCGCGCCGTCGAGCGTGCCGGGGTTCGTGGCGGCGGAGGTGGTGGGTGCGGTGCTCGGCACCGCGACGGCGCTCGTGCTCTGGCCCGTGCACTCGACCGCGCCCGCGGTCGCGGTGGAGGTCGTCGCGCCCGTGGACTAG